Proteins co-encoded in one Papaver somniferum cultivar HN1 chromosome 5, ASM357369v1, whole genome shotgun sequence genomic window:
- the LOC113284227 gene encoding uncharacterized protein LOC113284227, whose translation MVMDTKISDGGSRSRKRKAGDDRDMVKANMSLPRRRKEVPCFRKVDLSESDFQRIVGKRIKVYWDGSRRWFTGCVESFDSKKKLHRILYNDGDVDGLYLPDERFELEVVTSEGFTLCSSLTTNSVNRELGSVGKKTSVGDSLAERVNKPVEKKGTEEVPCFRKVDLSEADFKRIVGKRIKVYWDGSRRWFTGHIESFDSKKKLHRISYYDGDMEELYLPDERFELEVVTSEGFTLCSSLTTDSINRELGSVGKKTKVGDSLADSVNNKSVEKKLTKELACFRKVDLSESDFKRIIGKRIKVYWDGSRKWFTGHIESFDSKKKLHRILYNDGDVEKLNLLDELFELEVVTSEGFTLCSSLTTNSINGELGSVSKKTNVGDSLADSVNKHVEKKVTKEVACFRKVDLSESDFKRIIGKRIKVYWDGLRKWFTGRIESFDNKKKLHRILYSDGDVEELYLPDERFELDVLTSEGFTLCSRLRTNSVNKQLGSAGKKTKVGNSLADSVNRPVEKKVMKVSEKPYMALPEITRRRKEVPSFRKVELDESDSDRIVGKRIKVYWGGSRRWFTGRIDSFDNEKKLHMIRYDDGDVDELNLLIERMELEVVTSEGFTLCSSLSKNSTNKEPGLVGKKTNVGDSLADSVNKPVEKKVTKVSEKPYMTLPEITRRRKEVPSFRKVELDESDFDRIVGKRIKVYWGGSRRWFTGRIDSFDNEKKLHWIFYDDGDVDELNLLIERIELEVVTSEGFTPCSSLKKKSMKRS comes from the coding sequence ATGGTGATGGACACTAAGATTTCAGATGGTGGTAGTCGGTCAAGGAAACGAAAAGCTGGTGATGATAGGGATATGGTGAAGGCAAACATGTCATTGCCGCGACGGAGAAAGGAGGTGCCATGCTTCCGAAAAGTTGATTTGAGTGAGAGTGATTTCCAAAGGATTGTTGGGAAGCGAATTAAGGTTTACTGGGATGGATCAAGAAGGTGGTTTACTGGGTGTGTTGAATCATTTGATAGTAAAAAGAAACTGCACAGGATTTTGTATAATGATGGGGATGTGGATGGATTGTATCTACCAGATGAGCGTTTTGAACTTGAAGTTGTTACGAGTGAGGGGTTCACGTTGTGTTCAAGTTTGACAACTAATTCTGTTAACAGAGAGCTGGGTTCCGTTGGTAAGAAGACTAGCGTGGGAGACTCACTTGCAGAAAGAGTCAATAAACCAGTTGAAAAGAAAGGTACGGAGGAGGTGCCATGCTTTCGGAAAGTTGATTTGAGTGAGGCTGATTTTAAAAGGATTGTTGGGAAGAGAATTAAGGTTTATTGGGATGGGTCAAGAAGGTGGTTTACTGGGCATATTGAATCATTTGATAGTAAAAAGAAACTACACAGGATTTCGTATTACGATGGGGATATGGAGGAATTGTATCTACCGGATGAGCGTTTTGAACTTGAAGTTGTTACGAGTGAGGGGTTCACGTTGTGTTCAAGTTTGACGACAGATTCTATTAACAGAGAGCTGggttcagttggtaagaagactAAAGTGGGAGACTCACTTGCAGACAGTGTCAATAATAAATCAGTTGAAAAGAAACTTACGAAGGAGTTGGCATGTTTTCGTAAGGTTGATTTGAGTGAAAGTGATTTTAAAAGGATTATTGGGAAGAGAATTAAGGTTTATTGGGATGGATCAAGAAAGTGGTTTACTGGGCATATTGAATCATTTGATAGTAAAAAGAAACTGCATAGGATTTTGTATAATGATGGGGATGTAGAGAAATTGAATCTACTGGATGAACTTTTTGAACTTGAAGTTGTTACGAGTGAGGGTTTCACTCTGTGTTCAAGTTTGACGACAAATTCTATCAACGGAGAGCTGGGTTCGGTTAGTAAGAAGACTAACGTGGGAGACTCACTTGCAGACAGTGTCAATAAACATGTTGAAAAGAAAGTTACGAAGGAGGTGGCATGCTTTCGGAAAGTTGATTTGAGTGAGAGTGATTTTAAAAGGATTATTGGCAAGAGAATTAAGGTTTATTGGGATGGATTAAGAAAGTGGTTTACTGGGCGCATTGAATCATTTGACAATAAAAAGAAACTACACAGGATTTTGTACAGTGATGGGGATGTGGAGGAATTGTATCTACCGGATGAGCGTTTTGAACTTGATGTTCTTACAAGCGAGGGTTTTACTTTATGTTCAAGATTGAGGACAAATTCTGTAAACAAACAGCTGGGTTCGGCTGGTAAGAAGACTAAAGTGGGAAACTCACTTGCAGACAGTGTCAATAGACCAGTTGAAAAGAAAGTTATGAAGGTGTCAGAGAAGCCATACATGGCACTACCAGAGATAACCCGTCGGAGAAAGGAGGTGCCATCCTTTCGGAAAGTTGAGTTGGACGAGAGTGATTCTGACAGAATTGTTGGGAAGCGAATTAAGGTTTATTGGGGAGGATCAAGAAGGTGGTTTACTGGACGTATTGACTCATTTGATAATGAGAAGAAACTGCACATGATCCGCTATGATGACGGTGATGTGGATGAATTGAATCTACTAATCGAGCGTATGGAACTTGAAGTTGTTACGAGTGAGGGTTTCACTCTATGTTCAAGTTTGAGTAAAAATTCTACTAACAAAGAACCGGGTTTGGTTGGTAAGAAGACTAACGTGGGAGACTCACTTGCTGACAGTGTTAATAAACCAGTTGAAAAGAAAGTTACGAAGGTGTCAGAGAAGCCATACATGACATTACCAGAGATAACTCGTCGGAGAAAGGAGGTGCCATCCTTTCGGAAAGTTGAGTTGGACGAGAGTGATTTTGACAGAATTGTTGGGAAGCGAATTAAGGTTTATTGGGGAGGATCAAGAAGGTGGTTTACTGGACGTATTGACTCATTTGATAATGAGAAGAAACTGCACTGGATCTTCTATGATGACGGTGATGTAGATGAATTGAATCTACTGATCGAGCGTATTGAACTTGAAGTTGTTACAAGTGAGGGTTTCACTCCATGTTCTAGTTTGAAGAAGAAATCTATGAAGAGGAGCTAG